The Eriocheir sinensis breed Jianghai 21 chromosome 54, ASM2467909v1, whole genome shotgun sequence genome includes a region encoding these proteins:
- the LOC126983485 gene encoding 3-ketoacyl-CoA thiolase, mitochondrial-like, which translates to MASLTRGIFIVGAKRTPFGTFGGALAKHTPTDLQEVAAKAALASAKVNPENVDSVVVGNVIGCANTDTIYIARHVGLRCGVPIAAPALAVNRLCGSGFQAVVNGAHDILMGDSSVVLTGGVDSMSMAPYAVRNIRFGTRLGSDLSMEDTLWASLTDQHCKTPMGVTAENLAAKYNITRQDADAFALASQQNWATAQNEGHFAAEMAPITIKTKKGPAEMTMDEHPKPKTTAEGLAKLPPVFKKDGTVTAGTASGICDGAGAVVLASEGACGELGLAPLARLVGYAVAGVDPTIMGIGPAPAIRKLLKVSGMELKDIGLVEINEAFAPQTIACQRELDLDPSLLNTCGGAIALGHPLGASGARITSHLVHELRRRGVKYGIGSACIGGGQGIALLLEAV; encoded by the exons GCATCTTCATTGTGGGGGCCAAACGCACGCCCTTTGGCACGTTTGGCGGCGCATTGGCCAAACACACGCCCACCGACCTGCAGGAAGTGGCCGCCAAGGCTGCCCTCGCCTCCGCCAAAGTCAACCCGGAAAATGTGGACTCGGTGGTCGTTGGTAACGTGATTGGG TGCGCCAACACGGACACCATCTATATCGCCCGCCACGTTGGACTGCGGTGTGGGGTGCCCATCGCCGCGCCCGCCCTCGCGGTCAACAGGCTGTGTGGTTCGGGCTTCCAGGCTGTGGTGAATGGAGCGCAT GACATCTTGATGGGGGACAGCTCGGTGGTACTGACTGGGGGTGTGGACAGCATGAGCATGGCACCCTACGCTGTCAGGAACATTCGCTTTGGCACTCGGCTTGGTTCGGACCTATCCATGGAG GACACACTCTGGGCCTCCCTGACGGACCAGCACTGCAAGACTCCGATGGGGGTGACCGCTGAGAACCTGGCCGCCAAGTACAACATCACAAGGCAGGACGCAGACGCCTTCGCCCTCGCTAGCCAACAGAACTGGGCTACCG CCCAGAATGAAGGCCATTTCGCCGCTGAGATGGCCCCCATCACCATCAAGACCAAGAAGGGCCCGGCGGAGATGACCATGGACGAGCACCCCAAGCCCAAGACCACTGCCGAGGGCCTGGCCAAGCTGCCGCCCGTCTTCAAGAAGGACGGCACTGTCACTGCCGGCACTGCCTCG GGCATCTGTGACGGGGCCGGGGCCGTGGTGCTGGCCAGTGAGGGGGCGTGCGGGGAGCTTGGCCTGGCCCCGCTGGCTCGCCTGGTGGGCTATGCCGTGGCTGGGGTGGACCCAACCATCATGGGCATTGGTCCAGCGCCGGCCATCAGGAAGCTGCTCAAGGTGTCCGGGATGGAGCTGAAGGACATTGGACTGGTGGAG ATCAACGAGGCCTTCGCACCCCAGACCATTGCATGCCAGAGGGAGCTGGACCTGGACCCTTCACTGCTCAACACATGCGGCGGGGCCATAGCGCTGGGCCACCCGCTGGGGGCCTCGGGGGCACGCATCACCTCACACCTGGTACATGAACTCAG GCGTCGTGGTGTGAAGTATGGCATCGGGTCAGCCTGCATCGGGGGCGGGCAGGGTATCGCACTGCTGCTGGAGGCTGTGTAG